The Penaeus monodon isolate SGIC_2016 chromosome 1, NSTDA_Pmon_1, whole genome shotgun sequence DNA window taatgataatgatgatgatgatgatgatgatgatgatgatgatgatgatgatgatgatgatgatgattgatgatgatgatgatgatgatgatgatgatgatgattgatgatgatgatgatgatgatgataacaataataataataataacaagaatgataaaaccacagtaataataatgaaaatgacaacaatattaataatatcaataataagataataataataataactatcatagcaataatgataatattacaatagtaataataattcttagTAATGGCTAAGAAAACAAATAGGAATATTcttcagaaaaataaagaaaaagaaattaaaagcatCTCATGACACACTGTTCATTAGGATATAACTACACAACTACAACAGAGGAATATTAGTTAGAGAACACATGCTGAAATAACTACAAATCTGTTTTAACTACTTACCTGTCTTGGGTTCCTTCAGATTCAATCTATTTCACTGTTACATGACATACAGTAATAGTacatatctacaaacacacacacatacgtgagtgtgtgtgtgtgtatgtatgtatgtgtgtgtgtgtgtgtgtgtgtgtgtgtgtgtgtgtgtgtgtgtgtgtgtgtgtgtgtgtgtgtgtgtgtgtgtgtgtgtgtgtgtgtctgtgtacatgtatataagtaagcatgtatgtagacatacatacaatatatatatatatatatatatatatatatatatatatatatatatatatatatatatatatatatatatatatatatattcttcttttaactgtaggttcatgtctgagccgccgtggtcacagcatgatacccaattgtagtttttcatgttgtgatgctcttggagttagtacgtggtagggtccccagttcctttccacggagagtgccggtgttgcctttttaggtaatcattctctctattttatccgggcttgagaccagcactgacttgggctagcttggccacccagtggctaggtaggcaatcgaggtgaagttccttgcccaagggaacaatgcgacggccggtgactcgaaccctcgaactcagattgccgtcgtgacatacaatatatatatatatatatatatatatatatattaatatatatatatatatatacatatatatatatatatatatatattatatatatatatatatatatatatatatgtgtgtgtgtgtgtgtgtgtgtgtgtgtgtgtgtgtgtgtgtgtgtgtgtgttgtgagaatgtatatacatatatatctaaatctatatctaaatctctctctctcctctctctctctctctctctctctatatatatatatatatatatatatatatatatatatatatatatatatatatatatatatatatatatatgtatgtatgtatgtatatatatatatatatatatatatatatatatatatatatatatatataaaagtatatatatatatatatatatatatatatatatatatatatatatagagagagagagagagagagagagagagagagagagagagagagagagagagagagagagagagagagagagagagagatttagatatagatttagatatatatgtatatacattcacacacacacacacacacacacacacacacacacacacacacacacacacacacacacacacacacacacacacacacacacatatatatatatatatatatatatatatatatatatatatatatatatatatatatatatatatttgcatgtatgtttacatacataaatgtttacATGTATAGATCCTTACTATCATCTAATGTAAATTGGTcaatcccatgtttttttttgtatattaatttccatttatttccaGACAACATCTGTGACCTATAATTTATTGCActggtaataataaaattcacaaataggtataaaaaattatattttgcaatatatacatttgtatatatattcatatagagcTATGATCTACACTAATCTTGTAAAGATTTTACATAATAGCATTTCTCTAGCTTTTAAAAAACTAAAGTATATTCTACCTAATAAGTCACCTATTTTTCTACAGTATACTGTAGTGGAATACACCAAATACTATAAATGTGATTCATATTCTGCTGTCTCTACACAGAACTtcagaagtataaaaaaaatatatacaaaaattcagagaaatagaaatattttCCCTAAAATCTAATTGCACTATGTACAAAAACatagacaattataataataataataataataataataataataataaaaatgtatggaATACAATGGCAGTAAACAATTACAGCACATCTATAACATAAGACTATAACTATTGTTAAAATTGCACTAGTCATGCTCTGCCTTTCTGTGTTTCTTTAAGGATGAGCTTTTCCAAAACATGGACCCACAATCAGGGCATTCACGAGGCTTTTTTCCAACGTGTGACTTTTTATGGGCCCACAAATAAGAACGTGCTCTAAAGGCTGCATTGCACTTGTCACACTTGAAAGGCTTTTCTCCTGTGTGTTTCCGTTTGTGAACAATGAGAGTTTGCTTCTGAGTGAATGTGGCATCACACTCATCACATTTTAAGAGCCCCTCCCCTGTGTGAATTTTTTCATGATTGCTATACTGAAATTTGTAAGTGAAACTCTTGTCACAGTATGTACACTGGTAAGGTTTTTCTCCAGTATGGATACGTTTGTGTATAGTGTACTGGCTGTTAGTTCTAAACTTCTTATCACAGAATTCACACTGGATGTTTTTTGAGCACTGATTATTTTGCACATGATTTTTCAAAGCGGCCCTATTTGTAAACCTTGTCCCACATGCTGTGCAGGGATATGGCTTTCCAATGGCATTCATGTGTAGTATTCTGTGTGTTATCAGAGCTTTCTTGTCTGTAAACTTTTTCTGACACACCTCACAATGATAAAACTCTCCATCAAAGTGAATTGTCATATGGCTCTCCCAGTTTGTTTTAGAGGTTAACTGCTTTCCACAAATTGTGCATTCAAACACAcccttttcctcaccctcccttttaCCTCTATCCTCACTCTTGATAGAAATAAGCCCTTCAATTGGGTTGTAGATTTTTACAAAAGGTTCATCTTTACAGGTTCTTCTGTACACATCAACTCCGCGGTAGCGAAAGAGATCTGTGATGAGAGTTGTCTGGAAAATATATGGCAACATGCCTTTCTTGCGACGAGATGATTTCCTGCTCTTCTTACTAGACTTGCTCCTGCTCTCACTCTCCTTGCTGTCCACATGATCACTGGTTTCCAAGGCACAGTCTGGCTCTAAGAACATATCACATTCTACACTGACAAACTCCATGGCATTGGGCATTTCATCCTTCTCATCAAGGCTGATATCTTGAGAATCCTGGGAATCCATGTCTCTTGTATCAGACTGATCTCCTTCTTCACCGGAAGTCACAAACCCATTACTTAACCAATGACTATTTCTGCTGTTGCTGTTCCTTTGGGACAAAATGATATTCTCCATTGCAAAGCATTATTGTAgtctgtaaaaaaagaaacacaatattAACTTTCAGAACAGAACTTTGAGAAAACCGAGTAAAACATTATTAGTTTTACGaccaaaaatacaaaaggaaGATGAGCAACATAATCCATCATcaatgttaatataattttactttacACATGACTGTGGATgagatggtgaaaatgatgatacaaaAGTAGTGATATGCagaacaaaagtaaaacaaatggAGTCATCCCACTTGTCTTCACCTGAAAActtgtttaatttatatatagtttcttTTCACCCCTCTTTGTTAGGGCATGTCTATGGACATACAGCTTCATCCTATCCCCTccttaaacccccttccccctacttcatCTGCCTGTTTTAGCCTTTCCCTGCTGCCAGCTCATTTACCATCACCTTTATTTAGGTGGTCTATTAGTTCAACAATACTGCTCCTACAAaattgaaatctaaaaaaaaaaaaaaaaaaaaaaaaaaaaaaaaaacatacatacatacatacatacatacactctccTTTGTTTTCCACATAACTCTTTCTACCTAACAGAtgatgtaaaaagaagaagaagagatgaatcAGTGGTGGGGTAGGAGAGAGCAACTAAGTGGCACTTAGATACATGTAATCTAAGATACAATCTCTCTCTTATCAGTCTTTATTAAGTAAAGAAATTTGAAACAAACTTTCCATTTGCTCTACTTTAGTTCATACCATCTTATATTTGAGAACgataaatactaaaataatgagCTTTCAAGTGTTAAACAAGCAAAATTGTATGGAGGGTGCTGCCTCTAATAATTTTTTCACCCATATGTTTCATTTcatatttggggattttttttcagcACCTATAACTAACTAAATGCATAGCCTTACTGTATTACATTGATGATGTGATACTATTAATATCTATTGTCTATGGATAAAAATACTTGATTTAAGGGTATACTTTGAATAttcaatattaatacatattctcATTACATGTAAAGTATTTTGCATTCATCAGTGCAAACACCACATGGGTTTCTCCAAGTTCCAGCTTGGAAATATCTGTACTTTTCTAAACTTTCTCATTAAAATGTATTGTTGAATGTAATATTACAGCATAATACAgtgtttaagtatgtgtgtgtgaaatgtgtgtgtgtgtgtgtgtgtgtgtgtgtgtgtgtgtgtgtgtgtgtgtgtgtgtgtgtgtgtgtgtgtgtgtgaggagagagagagagagagagagagagagagagagagagagagagagagagagagagagagagagagagagagagagagagagagagagagagagagaaagagagagagagagagtgtgattctcacacacacacacacacacacacacacacacacacacacacacacacacacacacacacatatacatacatatatatatataaatatacatatatacatacaataatataataataataataacaataataataataataataataataataataataataataataatttatattaatttaattggtTAATTAATTGGTTAtttttggtgtgacaggctgtctgtttactttgcttctaaattatcacTTGTAAGCAAGGAATGGCTAGGGTATGAATCCACTATTGGCATGGGATTTGATCGCAAGACAGTAAGATTGCTAGATGAGAATgctaccaccacaccacacagcatacgagatatctatatatgacatataaggatacgtgtatttatatgtatgcagtatatctatatatgatgtatatggaaatgtacatttatatgtatgcatatgtgtatatctgtgtgtgtgtatatatatatatatatatatatatatatatatatatatatatatatatatatatatatatatatatatatatatatatatatataacaaagaaagaaataagaatatgcctaggtatgtattcataaatgtatatacatgtaaatataagtaAGCATAAGTATATGGATGTTTAACCCAATGCTgataggcatggcatgtacgtatatgccatgcctactgtaagttttattaattgtttttacacatagatggttacatctgtactaagtcaccaatgagccaattatgagtactgcctgtctcacccgtttacttttttccttgatttgtgaaaatattttatgttatcttattttgctgttactaatgtttataacattataatgtttataataaaaataacaccattgatattcatagtattaattaaaaataaaagtttttcccaccaattcaaggaaaggtgaaatcagtaaggtcacaaggtctactaattgaattttttgtggctaagcactagcagagctatCTATGTGctgagacatttcacacacacacacacacacacacacacacacacacacacacacacacacacacacacacacacacacacacacacacacacacacaaataaagagagagagagagagagagagagagagagagagagagagagagagagagagagagagagagagagagagagagagagagagagaggacagcatTTTCCTGGCCGCACTGGgttaagtatatgcatatacatattctagTGGTTTTAAATACATGCCCACAAAGCGGGTAGGGTCTCTGggtatgataaaaatgttaaatcACCTACATCAAAATTGAAGCACATGTTCCATATTTTGGGAACCTTATTCCATAATTAATTTTTAGCAAATCGCACATTTATATAAAActtattttgaataaaatatatgtttatttgacaATGACTAGAGGACtacccttcctttctctatctatctaatataatcatatttctcACTACATCCCATATGCACCTATGTTAAAGAAACAACCATCTAATGACTTAAAACCATTAATAAAGTTTATCCTACCTACAATTAATAACTATTAGGTTGAATCCTTAGTTATGCATATATGTCCTCCCTTCCTTGAACCTACTGAATGGGGTGTAAGGAAGACTGGTTGAAACTTAACCAATGCCAGCTTGACCATTCAGTCAGAAGAATGTATAGTTTATGAGTGGGTTGCCAACCTGGTGCTCAGGAGCATCACTCTGATCTCTGATGGTCTGGCTATGCTCTTTCACTGTGGTTAAAAATAACTTCTGTTCCAGACCCCTGTAAGACTATCCATTTCTTttgctacatatacatacatatatatatacatacatatatatatatatatatatatatatataatatattatatatatatatatatatatatatatatatataatatatatatatatatatataatagtatatatatatatattatatatatataatatatattatatatatatatatatatatatatatatatatatatatatatatatatatatatatatataatatataatatatatatatataacacacacacacacacacataatgtatgtgtataactaTAGTAGTGTGTgggattcatgtcgaacaaattacaaataaaacaatgaaggTAAGAACAAGATAACATATACAGAAGGCTTTTTTACTATATTACTTCTTCAAGGTATGATGAAGCAATAGAGCAAAATAGCCTTCAGCATATTCATGtaatttcttattcttcccttcgttgttctatctgCAAATATAGTGGCACTTTCTTAGTTAAGCAGAAAATAGGTGGGTGCGTATCAATTTAAGACGGCAAGGAACTCCTGGTCTATGAGCTTGGTTATGTCTGGTTGTGTTGTGTTAAGTTTAATTTAgctaagcaatttttttttttcctagtatGACTTCTTTTGCCTCTCGTGGATTATCAAAGATCAGTGTAAAGTAATCCTTACCATCACTTATATGACCGCCACTTTCATCTCAGATGACAAGTAATGTAATACAAACCAACACTAACATATCAATAAACTAAATTTCATTAAGAATACCTATTAAAATTACCTCCAAAGCCACAGGAATGAATAGTGTCAAGGTATACAATGATATACGTCACCTTGACCTTGAAATTAATTGTACATCAAACTCTccatataatgatataacaagtACAATTAAATTATCATTCAAGGTCTGTGTAGCACGAAATAATCAAAAGTATCATAACAAATCACAAAAAGCTTGTAATATCctccacaaaatgaaaataaatcaagtGTTTTTACCTACGCTATAACAGACGCCAGATGTCAACTTGGAGTATAGTTCCGGGTGTCAAAACCTATTTGGTATTTGGGTATTATTGCGTCTTATAATCGTATCTATCATAAAGtattatttaaaatgataaaaaatgtttcaaatttaTGAAAAGAACATAATAGACTCTTCGGAAGACACTGATAATTAAATACTTTTGGAGAAATGCTTTATGTAATACGGAATTATTATCGTATATGATCattcatgattattaaaattatattttaatgaatattaatgaatattaatattcagTATGTTAACACCATCGGATCTATTGCATTTATTCTTAAAGTATCCACTGAATCCCTTTAGTTCTTTATACtctgcaacaataaaaataaaactttttcttgAACAATAGTACGAGGGTCTCTACGTCCCCCAATCCATCCgttcatacatacaagcataaatacatacacgcatacatatatgcacacaaatacacccacaccgcccccccctccactatatatatatatatatatatatatatatatatatatatatatatatatatatatatgtgtgtgtgtgtgtgttgtgtgtgtgtgtgtgtgtgtgtgtgtgtgtgtgtgtgtgtgtgtgtgtgtgtgtgtgtgtgtgtgtgtgtgtgtgtgtgtgtgtgtgtatatatatatatatatatatatatatatatatatatatatatatatatatatatattgtgtgtgtgtgtgtgtgtgtgtgtgtgtgtgtgtgtgtgtgtgtgtgtgtgtgtgtgtgactatcaaAGACGAAAATAACTTCTGTCTTTATGGTTTGTTTCTTTGATATCTAGTTACAGaattatttagaaatatatttaaccCATTTCCATTGTAAAATGTAAGCACATCAAGGCTTCCATTGTGAGAAAATAAGCACAATAGACACAAGGGTGAAGTTTAAACGGTGACGCAAAGTGGCACACCGCGTTGCCGAAACCCCGAACGCCTTCCCAAGcgcaggaaaaaaaatccaatgcgTTCGTACTTTTCTAGCTCTACTAAAGACGGCTAATAATAAtcaggggcaggggtaggggtcTCTTCTCgtgctcccccctccttcctcactagCTAAATATTCCttatgaaatgcatttttttttcgtttatggcatttgaaatttgaaaatcaAGGACAAAAGCTTGCGTAACAcgtaacacacgcacgcacgcacgcacgcacgcacgcacgcacgcacacacacacacacacacacacacacacacacacacacacacacacacacacacacacacacacacacacacacacactcacactcacactaaaaAAGACGTTCATTCCGTGAGCTTTGGCGATATAGTGCTGTATTCAATACTGTACCTATTAGCATCCGTAGATTGTATACCGTACTCTTCGAAAGGTTCAAGTAGCTTTTATTTTAATCTACAAATCACCTCTACAATACAATGACTGACCCAAGCTGGCTTTTCGCAGTACAAAAAGTTCTGATAACATTCGTGATCTTATAGTTATTGTTACTGATCATCATACCAATCATTGAATACTATATTTGTAATGAATATCAATTGTATTGATCAATATCATTGTTgcaatcattaatatcattctcattatcattgtaattgtcaataccattatcaatattgcattaattgctattattactaacgttattgtggttattattctcctcataatcattatcattaatactacaatatcattattattagtatcatgattagtAGCACTATCATCATTAGCTTTTTTAATAGTTATAGTAGTATTCAACTAgcaatactaatatcatcattgctactattaacaacacttttcatcgttattatcattcttttcatcactgtcattggtgtaatcactgtcattatcattatggctgTTGATATCATTAGGTACAATGATACAGATGATTGTTAGTTATCTATCAGtattatccttttcatattattttgctGTCAAGATTATCTTTGTAATCTATTTTATTACCatcgtttgttattattgtcattatcattgctgtcattatcattattattgtcactgttcttATTATCTTGGTTACTGTCCTCTTTGTTATACTTACTactttcatcacattatcagtaatatgtattcatatcattagctttattattttcattaatgttatctttattgttattatcatgagcaTAATTGTTATctcttcattgttattttcatcatcatcatcattatcattagtgatattatagttgttaatgttaatatcagtatcaccatcatcataattaccataataatattgTCACTTTCATAATCATTCCAATCGTTATTAAGtctatttttgctgttttgtcatcttcatcgccatcattatcaacatcaccctTCATATCATGAACTATCGTTTTCATTGTCAACTATGGAGTTAATGTCATTATTTGTCcagtaatataatatactttccCCCATTTCATTAAaggttctaatttttttttattgtggaacGCAATATATTGTGCAGTGGTGAGTACAGAtacgtattataatattatatcattataatactataatactgaCATTAGCACAGAAACAAAGAGTTATTCATAGAATGATTATGTGCTAGGTGTACTGAGCACTTTGCCTATGCTGTCTTTTTTCAGACTAGCAAGCCTTGGCGCTCATACTTTTGACCAGTCTTACTACTTTTCTAGTGTGCAGATTATTCCTGTAACTTTGAAACATTctatttgttgtcattatcacgaTATATCCCTGACCAATCTTATCACTTTTTAGCGTACagcttatttttgtaatattgaaACATTACGAGTATTTTCacctgctatcattatcatcatatatttctgACCAgtcttactactttttttttttagagtgcaGAGTATTTCTGTGGCATTGAAACAGTGTTTTTATTTGTCGAattcaatatattatcatatactcaCTTTTACGTGATTGATAaagtttatattatttcttcgcTGTGTAAAGGTTCAATTAGTGTGTAATCCCTTCTGagcaaatatagatatttttgacTACGATATTAGTCGTGACTGTAAGCTATTGTGCTGGTGTTTTTTCATGTGATTTCTTTCTTAACTTagagtaggaaaagaaagaaatgcaaatgaagattatacataaacacacaagaaaTAGAATAAACAGACAACTCGCTAGTGACAGGTGCATTTCGTCTTCTGCTAACTTAACTACCTATCACATTTGAATGTTTCTCTGATCAGAATATACGATGGCATGCGCATCCACAGGTTTCTTCAGACGAAACATTTCATAAGCGCATTTTCGGGCAATTATTTCGGGCATGCCCTTAATATTACAGGTGCATttccagtaaaaaagaaaagttaataaaaaagtcAAACTAAGTTCAACATTATATAAGGTTCACGTCTTCGTCTTGATAGTGCATTGAAGTACGACTTCCAAAAGGGAAAGCAAttttgctacatatatatataagcaaaacagTTATTTGAAAATTACAGGTAAGCTTACAGAAACACCCAAAACATTTATTCTAAATCCACTAGTAGATtagaaaaaatgcaatatataccaacaaataaatatttacgaAGTGTGCATGGTCTATTGTGTGACTTTAGCCAATGCTAGCTCCACACAGAAAGTTATGAGCGACAGTGCCATTCCACAAGCCCACATGGCTAGCATTCCCTGAAAAATAAGTTTCATTATGTATATGAAGGTGGTTCTGTTCATGTTGCTATCCAGT harbors:
- the LOC119568114 gene encoding zinc finger protein 300-like, which gives rise to MENIILSQRNSNSRNSHWLSNGFVTSGEEGDQSDTRDMDSQDSQDISLDEKDEMPNAMEFVSVECDMFLEPDCALETSDHVDSKESESRSKSSKKSRKSSRRKKGMLPYIFQTTLITDLFRYRGVDVYRRTCKDEPFVKIYNPIEGLISIKSEDRGKREGEEKGVFECTICGKQLTSKTNWESHMTIHFDGEFYHCEVCQKKFTDKKALITHRILHMNAIGKPYPCTACGTRFTNRAALKNHVQNNQCSKNIQCEFCDKKFRTNSQYTIHKRIHTGEKPYQCTYCDKSFTYKFQYSNHEKIHTGEGLLKCDECDATFTQKQTLIVHKRKHTGEKPFKCDKCNAAFRARSYLWAHKKSHVGKKPRECPDCGSMFWKSSSLKKHRKAEHD